In Rhodobacter xanthinilyticus, a single window of DNA contains:
- the mraY gene encoding phospho-N-acetylmuramoyl-pentapeptide-transferase — protein MLYWLAHLSDGGDLFNLFRYITFRAGAAFFTALIFGFLFGRPLIDILRRKQGKGQPIRTDGPQSHFAKAGTPTMGGLLILSAMLVSTLLWARLDNGYIWIVLGVTYGYALIGFADDYAKVTKQNVKGVSSRTRMVLGLLLAGLAAVAAAWLHPADLSNRLALPIFKDVLINLSWFYVPFAMVVIVGAANAVNLTDGLDGLAIMPAMIAAGTLGAIAYVVGRADFTTYLGVHFVPGTGEIFVFTAALIGGGLGFLWYNAPPAAVFMGDTGSLALGGALGAIAVCTKHELVLAIVGGLFVVEALSVIIQVAYFKRTGKRVFLMAPIHHHFEKKGWAEPQIVIRFWIISLILALIGLATLKLR, from the coding sequence ATGCTCTACTGGCTCGCGCATCTGTCGGACGGGGGGGATCTGTTCAACCTCTTCCGCTACATCACCTTCCGGGCGGGGGCGGCGTTCTTCACGGCGCTGATCTTCGGGTTCCTGTTCGGGCGCCCCCTGATCGACATCCTGCGCCGCAAGCAGGGCAAGGGCCAGCCGATCCGCACCGACGGGCCGCAGAGCCATTTCGCCAAGGCCGGCACGCCGACGATGGGGGGGCTCTTGATCCTCTCGGCGATGCTCGTCTCGACGCTTTTGTGGGCGCGGCTCGACAATGGCTATATCTGGATCGTGCTGGGCGTGACCTATGGCTATGCGCTGATCGGCTTTGCCGATGATTACGCGAAGGTCACCAAGCAGAACGTCAAGGGCGTGAGCTCGCGCACGCGGATGGTGCTCGGGCTGTTGCTCGCGGGGCTGGCGGCGGTGGCAGCGGCCTGGCTGCACCCGGCGGATCTCTCCAACCGGCTCGCGCTGCCGATCTTCAAGGATGTGCTGATCAATCTGAGCTGGTTCTATGTGCCCTTCGCGATGGTGGTGATCGTCGGCGCGGCCAATGCGGTGAACCTCACCGACGGGCTCGACGGGCTCGCGATCATGCCCGCGATGATCGCCGCGGGCACGCTTGGCGCGATCGCCTATGTCGTCGGGCGCGCCGATTTCACCACCTATCTGGGCGTCCATTTCGTGCCCGGCACCGGCGAGATCTTCGTCTTCACCGCGGCGCTGATCGGCGGGGGCTTGGGCTTTTTGTGGTATAACGCGCCGCCCGCGGCGGTGTTCATGGGCGATACCGGCTCGCTCGCGCTCGGCGGCGCGCTCGGCGCGATCGCGGTCTGCACCAAACATGAGCTCGTGCTTGCCATCGTTGGCGGGCTCTTCGTGGTCGAGGCGCTCTCGGTGATCATCCAGGTCGCCTATTTCAAGCGCACCGGCAAGCGGGTGTTCCTGATGGCGCCGATCCACCACCATTTCGAGAAGAAGGGCTGGGCCGAGCCGCAGATCGTGATCCGCTTCTGGATCATCTCGCTGATCCTCGCGCTGATCGGGCTGGCCACGCTGAAGCTGCGCTGA
- a CDS encoding UDP-N-acetylmuramoyl-tripeptide--D-alanyl-D-alanine ligase: MAVLWTSAEAVAATGGRATRDFAAMGISIDTRSLRPGDLFVALKDVRDGHDFVAQALAAGAAAALVSRLPEGCSEADPLLIVEDVLPALEALGRAGRARTRARVIAVTGSVGKTSTKEMLRAVLAAQGRVHAAEASFNNHWGVPITLARMPAEADFAVIEIGMNHPGEIAPLARLARPHAAMITTVAAAHLEAFAEAEGGGLAGIAREKAAIFEGLEPGGVAVVPTGLEVSAILEAAAAARADRVIRFGPAEGSDYRLVSATIAGDATIVRADHAGQELLFKVLSPGKHFANNALGVLALAEAVGADVAVAACDLGLWEPPAGRGARERVWLDIVDESQSFDLFDDAFNANPASMTAGLEVLAGAAPRDGVGRVKQGRRVAILGDMLELGPDEAALHAAIADDPSMAAIDTVHLAGPRMRALYEALPRAKRGEWFATAKELAERARHLVDAGDVVLVKGSKGSKVSLVVDALKKLGQPGAAESFKG, from the coding sequence ATGGCTGTGCTTTGGACCTCGGCGGAGGCGGTGGCGGCGACCGGCGGCCGCGCGACCCGCGATTTCGCCGCGATGGGGATCTCGATCGACACCCGCAGCCTGCGGCCGGGCGATCTTTTCGTGGCGCTCAAGGATGTGCGCGATGGCCATGATTTCGTGGCGCAGGCGCTTGCGGCCGGGGCGGCGGCGGCGCTGGTCAGCCGGCTGCCCGAGGGCTGTTCCGAGGCCGATCCGCTCCTCATCGTGGAGGATGTTCTGCCCGCGCTCGAGGCGCTCGGGCGGGCGGGGCGGGCGCGCACGCGCGCGCGGGTGATCGCGGTCACCGGCTCGGTCGGCAAGACCTCGACCAAGGAGATGCTGCGCGCGGTTCTGGCCGCGCAGGGGCGCGTGCACGCGGCCGAGGCGAGTTTCAACAACCATTGGGGCGTGCCGATCACGCTCGCGCGGATGCCGGCGGAGGCCGATTTCGCGGTGATCGAGATCGGCATGAACCACCCCGGCGAGATCGCGCCGCTCGCGCGTCTGGCGCGGCCCCATGCGGCGATGATCACCACCGTGGCGGCGGCCCATCTCGAGGCTTTCGCCGAGGCCGAGGGCGGTGGCCTTGCGGGGATCGCGCGCGAGAAGGCCGCGATTTTCGAGGGGCTGGAGCCCGGGGGCGTCGCGGTCGTGCCGACCGGGCTCGAGGTCAGCGCGATCCTCGAGGCGGCGGCGGCGGCGCGGGCTGATCGGGTGATCCGCTTTGGCCCGGCGGAGGGCTCGGACTATCGTCTCGTCTCGGCCACGATCGCGGGCGATGCGACGATCGTGCGCGCCGATCACGCCGGCCAGGAGCTTCTCTTCAAGGTGCTCAGCCCCGGAAAACACTTTGCTAACAACGCTTTGGGGGTTCTGGCTCTCGCTGAGGCGGTGGGCGCGGATGTGGCCGTCGCGGCCTGTGATCTCGGCCTTTGGGAGCCGCCCGCGGGGCGCGGCGCGCGCGAGCGGGTCTGGCTCGACATCGTCGACGAGAGCCAGAGTTTCGACCTCTTCGATGATGCGTTCAACGCCAACCCGGCCTCGATGACGGCGGGGCTCGAGGTTCTGGCGGGGGCGGCGCCGCGCGACGGGGTGGGGCGGGTCAAACAGGGGCGCCGGGTGGCGATCCTGGGCGATATGCTCGAGCTTGGCCCCGATGAGGCGGCGCTTCATGCCGCGATCGCGGACGACCCGTCGATGGCGGCGATCGACACGGTGCACCTCGCCGGGCCGCGGATGCGCGCGCTTTACGAGGCGCTGCCGCGCGCCAAGCGGGGCGAATGGTTCGCGACGGCCAAGGAGCTCGCCGAGCGCGCGCGCCATCTCGTCGATGCGGGCGATGTCGTGCTCGTGAAGGGCTCGAAAGGCTCGAAGGTCAGCCTTGTGGTTGACGCGCTGAAAAAACTCGGTCAACCCGGCGCCGCCGAAAGTTTCAAGGGATAA
- a CDS encoding UDP-N-acetylmuramoyl-L-alanyl-D-glutamate--2,6-diaminopimelate ligase, with amino-acid sequence MDIDPKPLSALGLTVPNGPDVVISGISVDSRRVQPRHLFAALPGVAAHGAAFVAAAVERGAVAVLTDRAGGEILRAELAGGPVALIVVEDPRQALAFAAALFYGAQPATMIAVTGTNGKTSVASFTRQIWQLMGLEAANIGTTGVEGAFTAPSAHTTPEPVTLHRLLAEMAAAGVTHAAMEASSHGLAQRRLDGVRLAAAAFTNFTQDHLDYHATFEEYFAAKAGLFTRVLPEEGVAVLNTDDPKGEVLAAYATARGQRVIRVGHAEGCEMRLMGQRYDATGQDLRFAWGGAAHLVRLPLIGGFQAMNVLTAAALVIACGADPAEVFATLPRLSTVRGRMQLAATRENGATVFVDYAHTPDAVETAIRALRPHVMGHLVAIVGAGGDRDRTKRPLMGRAAAETADRVIVTDDNPRTEDPATIRAAVMAGAGPEATEVGDRAEAILRGVDMLGPGDALLICGKGHESGQVIGTDIYPFDDVEQASVAVAALDGKI; translated from the coding sequence ATGGATATCGATCCCAAGCCGCTGAGCGCACTCGGGCTGACGGTGCCGAACGGGCCGGATGTGGTGATCTCGGGGATTTCGGTGGACAGCCGGCGGGTTCAGCCGCGCCATCTCTTCGCGGCGCTGCCCGGGGTTGCGGCTCATGGCGCGGCCTTCGTGGCGGCGGCGGTGGAGCGTGGCGCGGTGGCGGTTCTGACCGACCGGGCGGGGGGCGAGATCTTGCGCGCCGAGCTTGCGGGCGGGCCGGTCGCGCTGATCGTGGTCGAGGATCCGCGCCAGGCGCTGGCCTTCGCGGCGGCGCTTTTCTATGGCGCCCAGCCCGCCACGATGATCGCGGTGACCGGCACCAACGGCAAGACTTCGGTCGCGAGTTTCACCCGCCAGATCTGGCAGCTCATGGGCCTCGAGGCCGCCAATATCGGCACCACCGGCGTCGAGGGGGCCTTCACCGCGCCCTCCGCCCATACCACGCCCGAACCCGTCACCCTGCACCGGCTGCTGGCCGAGATGGCGGCGGCGGGCGTCACCCATGCGGCGATGGAGGCAAGCTCGCACGGGCTGGCGCAGCGCCGCCTCGACGGGGTGCGCCTCGCGGCCGCGGCCTTCACCAATTTCACCCAGGATCACCTCGATTATCACGCGACCTTCGAGGAGTATTTCGCCGCGAAGGCGGGGCTTTTCACCCGGGTTCTGCCCGAGGAGGGCGTTGCGGTGCTCAACACCGACGACCCGAAGGGCGAGGTTCTGGCGGCCTATGCCACCGCGCGCGGGCAGCGGGTGATCCGCGTCGGCCATGCCGAGGGCTGCGAGATGCGGCTGATGGGCCAGCGTTATGATGCGACCGGCCAGGATCTGCGCTTTGCCTGGGGCGGCGCGGCGCATCTGGTGCGGCTGCCGCTGATCGGCGGGTTCCAGGCGATGAACGTGCTGACCGCGGCGGCGCTGGTGATTGCCTGTGGCGCCGATCCGGCCGAGGTTTTTGCCACTTTGCCGCGGCTTTCGACCGTGCGCGGGCGGATGCAGCTCGCCGCCACGCGCGAAAACGGCGCGACGGTCTTTGTCGATTACGCCCATACCCCCGATGCGGTCGAGACCGCGATCCGCGCGCTGCGCCCGCATGTGATGGGCCATCTCGTCGCGATCGTGGGGGCGGGGGGCGACCGCGACCGCACCAAGCGGCCTCTGATGGGGCGCGCGGCCGCCGAGACCGCCGACCGGGTGATCGTCACCGACGACAACCCCCGCACCGAGGATCCGGCCACGATCCGCGCGGCGGTGATGGCGGGGGCGGGGCCGGAGGCGACCGAGGTCGGCGACCGCGCCGAGGCGATCTTGCGCGGCGTCGACATGCTCGGGCCGGGCGATGCGCTTCTGATCTGCGGCAAGGGCCACGAGAGCGGGCAGGTGATCGGCACCGACATCTATCCCTTTGATGACGTTGAACAAGCGAGCGTCGCGGTGGCCGCGCTCGACGGGAAGATCTGA
- a CDS encoding peptidoglycan D,D-transpeptidase FtsI family protein — protein MIRTPLRPLARILQARAKGENPDAIERENIRLRGEETRDRARLRAEGRLLMMGLMFLGAFVAVGLRMGSLAATPPQEPQLSGGAEAIVAQRADITDRAGRVLATNLVTHALYAQPPMLVDPERTADKLVKIFPDLERDRLVKDFTGTRKFVWIKKKISPEQMQAVHDIGDPGLLFGPREMRLYPNGRLAAHILGGARFGAEGVSSAEILGVAGVEKAFDGWLRDPANHGAPLALSLDLTIQSAVEEILDGGMKLMNAKGAAAILMDVRSGEILAMASLPDFDPNDRPAPLAKGDASDSPLFNRAVQGVYELGSTFKIFAVAQAMQLGLVNPATMVPTKSPMVWGRFRIRDFHNYGAENSVTDIIVKSSNVGTARIVQMIGADRQRDFLRKMGFLEPTSVELVEAPTGRPIVPAKWSEISSMTIGYGHGLSASPLHLAAAYATIANGGRRVMPTLVHGKTAAPGEQVMDPIVARRALAMMRAVVARGTASFGEVAGYQVAGKTGSADKAKPSGGYYDDKVIATFASVFPVTDPKYVLVLTLDEPSENSGSEPRRTAGWTAVPVAAEVIRRVAPLLGLRPEAGPDEMEGIQLVKKDG, from the coding sequence ATGATCCGCACGCCGCTGCGCCCGCTCGCGCGCATCTTGCAAGCCCGCGCCAAGGGCGAGAACCCCGACGCGATCGAGCGCGAGAATATCCGCCTGCGCGGCGAGGAGACGCGCGACCGCGCGCGGCTGCGCGCCGAGGGGCGGCTTTTGATGATGGGGCTGATGTTTCTGGGCGCTTTCGTGGCGGTGGGGCTGCGGATGGGCTCGCTCGCCGCGACGCCGCCGCAGGAGCCGCAGCTCTCGGGCGGGGCCGAGGCGATCGTGGCGCAGCGCGCCGATATCACCGACCGCGCGGGGCGGGTGCTGGCCACCAATCTCGTGACGCATGCGCTCTACGCCCAGCCGCCGATGCTCGTCGACCCTGAGCGCACCGCCGACAAGCTGGTCAAGATCTTCCCCGATCTCGAGCGCGACCGGCTGGTGAAGGATTTCACCGGCACGCGCAAATTCGTCTGGATCAAGAAGAAGATCAGCCCCGAGCAGATGCAGGCGGTGCATGATATCGGCGACCCGGGGCTTCTCTTCGGCCCGCGCGAGATGCGGCTTTACCCGAACGGCCGGCTGGCCGCGCATATCCTTGGCGGCGCGCGTTTTGGCGCCGAGGGCGTCAGCTCGGCCGAGATCCTCGGCGTTGCGGGCGTCGAGAAGGCCTTTGACGGCTGGCTGCGCGACCCGGCCAACCACGGCGCGCCGCTCGCGCTCTCGCTCGATCTCACCATCCAGTCCGCGGTCGAGGAGATCCTCGATGGCGGCATGAAGCTGATGAATGCCAAGGGCGCGGCGGCGATCTTGATGGATGTGCGCTCGGGCGAGATCCTCGCGATGGCGAGCCTGCCCGATTTCGACCCCAACGACCGGCCCGCGCCGCTCGCCAAGGGCGATGCCTCCGACAGCCCGCTGTTCAACCGCGCGGTGCAGGGCGTCTATGAGCTCGGCTCGACCTTCAAGATCTTTGCCGTGGCGCAGGCGATGCAGCTTGGCCTCGTCAACCCCGCGACCATGGTGCCGACGAAGAGCCCGATGGTCTGGGGCCGCTTCCGCATCCGCGATTTCCACAATTACGGCGCGGAAAACTCGGTCACCGATATCATCGTGAAATCCTCCAACGTCGGCACGGCGCGGATCGTGCAGATGATCGGCGCCGACCGGCAGCGCGATTTCCTGCGCAAGATGGGCTTTCTGGAGCCCACCTCGGTCGAGCTCGTCGAGGCGCCGACGGGGCGCCCGATCGTGCCCGCGAAATGGTCGGAAATCTCGTCGATGACGATCGGCTACGGCCACGGCCTCTCGGCCTCGCCGCTGCATCTGGCGGCCGCTTATGCGACGATTGCGAACGGCGGGCGGCGGGTCATGCCGACGCTCGTTCATGGCAAGACCGCCGCCCCGGGCGAGCAGGTGATGGACCCGATCGTGGCGCGGCGCGCGCTGGCGATGATGCGCGCGGTGGTGGCGCGCGGCACCGCCTCCTTTGGCGAGGTCGCGGGCTATCAGGTCGCCGGCAAGACCGGCTCCGCCGACAAGGCCAAGCCCAGCGGCGGCTATTATGATGACAAGGTGATCGCGACCTTCGCCTCGGTCTTCCCGGTGACGGACCCGAAATATGTGCTGGTGCTGACGCTTGATGAGCCCTCCGAGAACTCCGGCTCCGAGCCGCGGCGCACGGCGGGCTGGACGGCGGTGCCGGTGGCGGCCGAGGTGATCCGGCGCGTCGCGCCGCTTCTGGGGCTGCGCCCCGAGGCCGGCCCCGACGAGATGGAAGGCATCCAGCTCGTCAAGAAGGACGGCTGA
- the ftsL gene encoding cell division protein FtsL translates to MRNLLYLATALCVMGLAFWAYRVNYDTQDRQGELRALNREIASLHEGLGVLNAEWAYLNRPERLTELVNLNFERLALLPLAPEQFGAVGQVAYPAPPEAAPLGEGGLVDPIDVIARNGASDGGPL, encoded by the coding sequence ATGAGAAACCTGCTCTACCTTGCCACGGCATTGTGTGTGATGGGCCTTGCGTTCTGGGCCTATCGGGTGAACTACGATACCCAGGACCGGCAGGGCGAATTGCGCGCCCTGAACCGGGAGATTGCGAGCCTGCATGAGGGGTTGGGCGTGTTGAACGCGGAATGGGCCTATCTGAACCGGCCCGAACGGCTGACGGAGCTTGTGAACCTCAATTTCGAGCGCCTCGCGCTCCTGCCGCTCGCGCCCGAGCAGTTCGGCGCGGTGGGGCAGGTGGCTTACCCTGCACCGCCCGAAGCCGCGCCGCTGGGGGAGGGCGGCCTTGTGGACCCTATTGATGTGATCGCGCGCAACGGCGCCTCCGACGGGGGGCCGCTATGA
- the rsmH gene encoding 16S rRNA (cytosine(1402)-N(4))-methyltransferase RsmH, whose translation MSDAERPHIPVLLRPLLEAVAPVSGVWLDGTFGAGGYARGLLAAGAGRVIGVDRDPSVFAMAEGWRGDYGDRLVLVEGTFSELDTYAAEIAPGEGGFGGLDGVVLDLGVSSMQLDQAERGFSFMTDGPLDMRMSRSGPSAADLVNELSEEELADILYHYGEERASRRIARAIAEARRASPFETTRQLVAVIERCLPRPKPGQSHPATRSFQAIRIAVNDEFGQLIEGLEAAERALKPGGRLAVVTFHSLEDRVVKRFFQARSGRAAHVNRYAAAPAEEAPAPFDLLTRKSIGPDPEELADNPRARSAKLRVARRTSAPAGRAERAGLGLPAPVLTPSPRGKSR comes from the coding sequence ATGTCGGATGCGGAGCGCCCTCATATTCCGGTATTGCTGCGGCCGCTTCTCGAAGCGGTCGCGCCTGTCTCGGGGGTCTGGCTCGACGGCACCTTCGGCGCGGGCGGTTATGCGCGCGGGCTTCTGGCGGCGGGGGCGGGGCGGGTGATCGGCGTCGATCGCGATCCGTCGGTCTTTGCGATGGCCGAGGGCTGGCGGGGCGACTATGGCGATCGGCTGGTGCTCGTCGAGGGGACGTTTTCCGAGCTCGACACCTATGCCGCCGAGATCGCGCCGGGCGAGGGCGGGTTTGGCGGGCTCGACGGTGTGGTGCTCGATCTGGGCGTCAGCTCGATGCAGCTCGATCAGGCCGAGCGCGGCTTTTCCTTCATGACCGATGGCCCGCTCGACATGCGGATGTCGCGCAGCGGCCCCTCGGCGGCCGATCTCGTCAATGAACTGAGCGAGGAAGAGCTTGCCGACATCCTCTATCATTACGGCGAGGAGCGCGCCTCGCGCCGGATCGCGCGGGCGATCGCCGAGGCGCGGCGCGCGAGCCCCTTCGAGACCACCCGTCAGCTCGTCGCGGTGATCGAGCGCTGTCTGCCGCGGCCCAAACCCGGCCAGAGCCACCCTGCGACGCGCTCCTTCCAGGCGATCCGCATCGCGGTGAATGACGAATTCGGCCAGCTCATCGAGGGGCTCGAGGCCGCCGAGCGCGCGCTCAAGCCCGGCGGGCGGCTCGCGGTGGTGACCTTCCATTCGCTCGAGGACCGGGTCGTGAAGCGCTTCTTTCAGGCGCGCTCGGGGCGGGCGGCGCATGTCAACCGCTATGCCGCGGCCCCCGCCGAGGAGGCGCCGGCGCCCTTTGATCTCCTCACCCGCAAGTCGATCGGCCCCGACCCCGAGGAGCTGGCCGACAACCCGCGTGCGCGCTCGGCCAAGCTGCGCGTGGCGCGCCGCACCTCTGCCCCCGCCGGCCGCGCCGAGCGCGCGGGGCTTGGCCTGCCGGCCCCTGTTCTGACCCCGTCTCCCCGAGGAAAGTCGCGATGA
- the mraZ gene encoding division/cell wall cluster transcriptional repressor MraZ, whose protein sequence is MARRFRGSETFKVDAKGRVSIPASFRRVIEAGDPDWAPGARPQIVIVYGGAERKYLEVFTMEAIYEIDEQIDAMQRGSGERAEIEELMYAQSHQTDIDGDGRLVLPQKLREKIALKGEAFFASAGTSFKIWDPETYEAEQAAIAAARAEARPEGYDPLVHLPKIGAA, encoded by the coding sequence TTGGCACGGCGGTTCAGAGGTTCGGAGACTTTCAAGGTGGACGCGAAGGGTCGCGTTTCCATCCCGGCCTCGTTTCGTCGCGTGATCGAAGCCGGTGACCCGGACTGGGCCCCGGGCGCGCGCCCGCAGATCGTGATCGTCTATGGCGGGGCGGAGCGCAAATATCTCGAAGTTTTCACCATGGAAGCGATCTACGAGATCGATGAGCAGATCGACGCGATGCAGCGCGGCTCGGGTGAGCGGGCCGAGATCGAAGAGCTGATGTATGCGCAATCGCACCAGACCGATATCGACGGCGACGGGCGGCTCGTTCTGCCGCAAAAGCTGCGCGAGAAGATCGCGCTGAAGGGCGAGGCGTTCTTTGCCTCGGCGGGGACCTCGTTCAAGATCTGGGATCCGGAGACCTATGAGGCCGAGCAGGCGGCGATTGCGGCGGCGCGGGCCGAGGCGCGGCCCGAGGGCTATGACCCGCTCGTGCATTTGCCAAAGATCGGAGCGGCGTGA
- a CDS encoding Mrp/NBP35 family ATP-binding protein — MSLSKESVLEALRIVRMPGGGDPVSRDLIRALAVESGVVRFVLEGAPEAELAAAKPAIEAAVRALAGVESLTVVVPSGPAKGMGAGPKIGQHPTPQAGPQGVAGVRHIIAVGSGKGGVGKSTVSSNLAVALARAGKRVGLLDADIYGPSQPRMMGVQQRPASPDGKTILPLRAHGVTLMSIGLMLKEDEAVIWRGPMLMGALQQMLGQVAWDHYGPLDVLIIDLPPGTGDIQLTLCQKTRLDGAIVVSTPQDVALLDARKALDMFRRLETPVIGLIENMSSYVCPNCGHEAHLFGHGGVGAEAVKLGLPYLGELPLDLEVRLAGDAGTPVAAGEGPAAAGYRAIAEKLIAAGAV; from the coding sequence ATGAGCCTCAGCAAGGAATCGGTCCTCGAAGCGCTTCGAATCGTGCGGATGCCGGGGGGCGGTGACCCGGTGTCGCGCGATCTGATCCGGGCGCTCGCGGTTGAGTCGGGGGTGGTACGCTTCGTGCTCGAAGGCGCGCCGGAGGCTGAGCTCGCGGCCGCCAAACCCGCGATCGAGGCGGCGGTGCGGGCGCTCGCCGGGGTGGAGAGCCTGACGGTGGTGGTGCCTTCGGGGCCGGCCAAGGGGATGGGCGCGGGGCCGAAGATCGGCCAGCACCCGACGCCGCAGGCGGGTCCGCAGGGGGTGGCGGGGGTGCGGCACATCATCGCGGTGGGCTCGGGCAAGGGCGGCGTCGGCAAATCGACGGTGAGTTCGAACCTCGCGGTGGCGCTGGCGCGGGCGGGCAAGCGGGTGGGCCTGCTCGATGCCGATATCTATGGCCCGTCGCAGCCGCGGATGATGGGGGTGCAGCAGCGCCCCGCCTCGCCCGATGGCAAGACGATCTTGCCGCTGCGCGCGCATGGGGTCACGCTGATGTCGATCGGGCTGATGCTCAAGGAGGATGAGGCGGTGATCTGGCGCGGGCCGATGCTGATGGGGGCGCTCCAGCAGATGCTCGGTCAGGTCGCCTGGGATCATTACGGGCCGCTCGATGTGCTGATCATCGATTTGCCGCCGGGCACCGGGGATATTCAGCTCACGCTGTGCCAGAAGACCAGGCTCGACGGCGCGATCGTGGTGTCGACGCCGCAGGATGTGGCGCTTTTGGATGCGCGCAAGGCGCTCGACATGTTCCGCCGGCTGGAGACGCCGGTGATCGGGCTGATCGAGAACATGTCGAGCTATGTCTGCCCCAATTGCGGGCATGAGGCGCATCTCTTCGGGCATGGGGGTGTGGGCGCGGAGGCGGTGAAGCTCGGGCTGCCTTACCTTGGCGAGTTGCCGCTCGATCTCGAGGTGCGGCTTGCGGGGGATGCGGGAACGCCGGTGGCGGCGGGCGAGGGGCCGGCCGCGGCGGGCTATCGGGCGATTGCCGAGAAGCTGATCGCCGCGGGCGCGGTTTGA
- a CDS encoding DUF1127 domain-containing protein, whose translation MAEMHPPTIVQVQQNPQIDPNGETIRPENTKAVTMALVQELHGNDAGFTRFFAGLSEALARRKVYRQTLRELKALSARELADLGIHRSMITRVAQEAAYGK comes from the coding sequence ATGGCAGAAATGCATCCGCCAACCATTGTGCAGGTGCAGCAAAACCCCCAAATTGACCCCAACGGCGAAACGATCCGCCCCGAAAATACGAAGGCAGTAACGATGGCTCTGGTTCAGGAACTTCACGGCAATGACGCCGGCTTCACCCGCTTCTTCGCGGGCCTTTCGGAAGCCCTCGCCCGCCGCAAGGTGTATCGCCAGACGCTGCGCGAGCTGAAAGCTCTCTCGGCCCGCGAACTGGCCGATCTGGGCATCCATCGTTCGATGATCACCCGCGTCGCCCAAGAGGCGGCCTACGGCAAGTAA
- a CDS encoding 23S rRNA (adenine(2030)-N(6))-methyltransferase RlmJ yields the protein MLSYQHGFHAGNLADVHKHALMATALDYLTRKDKPLSYLETHSGRGLYALDSAAAVKTGEAAEGIERVEKLGWFGAAHPYARALKAVRARHGPRAYPGSPMLAAELLRPIDALQLCELHPQEFAALREAMAPHGGIFHHKDGLAMALALTPPTPRRGIMLIDPSWEVKADYETIPKLLGQVARKWNVGILALWYPILASEVAASAAQRKMVRSLRDAHPEALISEVGFPPAREGHGMIGSGMVFLNPPWGLEGEARRLEGLFRRL from the coding sequence ATGCTCTCCTATCAACATGGCTTTCACGCCGGGAATCTGGCCGATGTGCACAAACATGCGCTGATGGCCACCGCGCTCGACTATCTGACCCGCAAGGACAAGCCGCTGAGCTACCTCGAGACCCATTCGGGCCGCGGGCTCTATGCGCTCGACAGCGCGGCGGCGGTGAAGACCGGCGAGGCGGCCGAGGGCATCGAGCGGGTCGAGAAACTCGGCTGGTTCGGCGCCGCCCACCCCTATGCGCGCGCGCTCAAGGCGGTGCGGGCGCGTCACGGCCCGCGCGCCTATCCGGGCTCGCCGATGCTCGCGGCCGAGCTTTTGCGCCCGATCGACGCGCTGCAATTGTGCGAGCTGCACCCGCAGGAATTCGCCGCCCTGCGCGAGGCGATGGCGCCCCATGGCGGCATCTTCCACCACAAGGACGGGCTCGCCATGGCGCTGGCGCTGACGCCGCCGACGCCGCGCCGCGGGATCATGCTGATCGACCCCTCCTGGGAGGTGAAGGCCGATTACGAGACGATCCCGAAACTGCTCGGCCAGGTCGCGCGGAAATGGAACGTCGGCATCCTCGCGCTCTGGTATCCGATCCTCGCCTCCGAGGTCGCGGCCTCGGCGGCGCAGCGCAAGATGGTGCGCAGCCTGCGCGACGCCCACCCCGAGGCGCTGATCTCCGAAGTCGGCTTCCCGCCCGCGCGCGAGGGCCACGGGATGATCGGCTCGGGGATGGTCTTCCTGAACCCGCCCTGGGGGCTCGAGGGCGAGGCGCGGCGCCTCGAGGGCCTGTTCCGCCGGCTCTGA